CTTTTGCTGGCATCGGCTCTAACTCTGCTACGTGTAACCGCGCTTAAAACCGCAGTTATCATTCTTTTTTTGCAATCGCTGCTCCTTAGCGGCGTATGCTTGTATGCCGGCCTTTCCCAAAATGAAAGTCATCTTTTCATCGCCGCTATTCTGACTTTGCTCATCAAAGGACTGCTCATCCCATACAGCCTGCGCCGCCTGGTGCAACGCCTTAAAACGGAAAAAGAAACGCACCCAATTTTATCACCCAATATGTCTTTTTTCGCCGGCGGCCTCTTGCTCATGCTTTCGCACGGCTTGCTTTCCACGGCTTTGCCCGCTTCCAGCGGCAGAGACATCCTCTCTACCGCCATTACCTTAGTGCTGTTGGGTTTGCTGCTTTTGATGATCCGCCGTCAGGCGCCGCTGCAAATCGTCGGCCTTGTCACCTTGGAAAACGGTCTTTATCTGTTGGGTCTTTCCATCACTGGCGGCTTGCCTTTAGTAATTGAACTGGGGATTTTCCTGGATCTTCTCGTAGCTGTCATTGTCCTGGTAGTCCTCACGCGGCGTCTAAAATATTCCTTCCAGACCACTGATACATCAGTATTAAAAAACCTCAAAGGATGATCGCCTCATGTATTTATTTGCTTTATTTGCCTTGTTTTGCCCTTTGGCAGCAGCCTTAGGCAGCATACTTCTTTTCAAAAGTTCTCCTTGGCTGTATCGCCTCAACGTAGCCTCCGCCGTTCTCTCGTTAAGCGCCATTAGCTGGCTTTGGCTGCAAGGCGCGCTGCCTCTTGCTTGGCATGATTTGTTGTATATCGATGCTCTCAGTCTGATTTTTTCCCTTTTG
This genomic window from uncultured Anaeromusa sp. contains:
- a CDS encoding hydrogenase translates to MSLLSMLLLASALTLLRVTALKTAVIILFLQSLLLSGVCLYAGLSQNESHLFIAAILTLLIKGLLIPYSLRRLVQRLKTEKETHPILSPNMSFFAGGLLLMLSHGLLSTALPASSGRDILSTAITLVLLGLLLLMIRRQAPLQIVGLVTLENGLYLLGLSITGGLPLVIELGIFLDLLVAVIVLVVLTRRLKYSFQTTDTSVLKNLKG